The Rickettsiales bacterium genome has a segment encoding these proteins:
- the prfA gene encoding peptide chain release factor 1 codes for MSFESKLEIIVNKHKEVGEKLLNPEALSSKDYASLSKEFSAMSQSVSLIEKYLNLVNSIPALEEMLKDEELKDLAQEELQNAKEILPNLEKEVKIALLPKDVADEKNAILEIRAGTGGDEAAIFAGDLLNMYMRYAQKQGWRFEIMDASDSDMGGYKEIICSVTGAGVFAKLKFESGVHRVQRVPKTETQGRIHTSAATVAVLPEAEDVDIQIDDKDLRIDVFRAQGAGGQHVNKTESAVRVTHLPTGIAVAQQTEKSQHKNKAQAMKLLKSKLYEIQRQKLDEERASSRKTQVGSGDRSEKIRTYNFPQDRVTDHRVNLSIFNIEKIIDEGDIDDIVNALMLSEQEAKLSEIG; via the coding sequence ATGTCGTTTGAAAGTAAGTTAGAAATTATAGTTAATAAGCATAAGGAAGTTGGCGAAAAATTACTCAACCCTGAAGCCTTATCCAGCAAAGATTACGCGAGTTTATCTAAAGAATTTTCTGCAATGTCGCAGAGTGTTTCTCTTATTGAAAAATATTTGAATTTGGTAAATTCCATTCCGGCCCTTGAGGAAATGCTCAAAGATGAAGAGCTGAAAGATCTCGCACAAGAAGAATTGCAAAACGCAAAAGAAATCCTGCCAAATTTAGAAAAAGAAGTCAAAATTGCATTGCTTCCAAAAGATGTTGCAGATGAAAAAAACGCAATTCTTGAAATAAGGGCTGGAACTGGCGGTGATGAAGCCGCAATCTTCGCAGGTGATTTGTTGAATATGTATATGCGCTATGCCCAAAAGCAAGGCTGGAGATTTGAAATTATGGACGCATCTGATAGCGATATGGGTGGTTATAAAGAAATTATTTGTAGCGTTACGGGTGCAGGGGTTTTTGCTAAACTCAAGTTTGAATCTGGCGTTCACAGGGTGCAAAGAGTTCCAAAAACTGAAACACAAGGCAGAATTCACACGTCAGCTGCAACCGTTGCGGTGCTTCCTGAAGCTGAAGATGTTGATATTCAAATTGATGATAAAGACTTACGAATTGATGTTTTTCGTGCACAAGGGGCGGGTGGCCAGCACGTTAATAAAACTGAATCAGCAGTGCGTGTAACGCACCTTCCAACAGGCATTGCGGTTGCACAACAAACTGAAAAATCTCAGCATAAAAATAAAGCACAAGCAATGAAATTGCTTAAGTCAAAATTATATGAAATCCAACGCCAAAAACTTGATGAAGAGCGTGCTTCTTCAAGAAAAACCCAAGTTGGTAGCGGTGATAGAAGTGAAAAAATCCGCACTTATAATTTTCCACAAGATAGGGTTACGGATCACAGGGTAAATTTAAGCATTTTCAATATTGAAAAGATTATTGATGAAGGTGATATTGATGACATTGTGAACGCCTTGATGCTATCTGAGCAAGAGGCAAAACTCTCAGAAATTGGGTGA
- a CDS encoding methyltransferase domain-containing protein, with protein sequence MKFHKNLIEAIIDCLEDVFEGGFYADKVIERKFKQNKQFGSRDRAFVAENFYDIVRNFRLLYEIYEKIPNNRKAWQLLVLTHIYISKNQFVDIPEYQKIDVDFVNSRIVKLSKNPAVSTSFPDWLYKFCEKNLGGIWPETAIELSKTAPLVIRANTLKISPADLINELSKENIKAKIIEDDAILIPERVNLFKTNSFKLGYFEVQDYSSQQVAKSIDFKPNLRVVDACAGAGGKTLHLASLMKNKGKIIALDVDERKLTQLKLRARRAGACNIEMKLIEGTKTIKRLENSADILLLDVPCSGLGVLKRNPDSKWKLTSERIAELEKTQQEILQNYHSVLKKNGYLIYSTCSILPSENQLQIEKFLENNKDKFEFISDKKILPQDKGFDGFYIAKLRKL encoded by the coding sequence ATGAAATTCCATAAAAATTTAATTGAAGCGATTATAGATTGCCTTGAAGATGTTTTTGAAGGCGGTTTTTACGCTGACAAAGTTATTGAAAGAAAATTCAAACAAAATAAGCAATTTGGCTCTCGTGATAGGGCTTTTGTTGCTGAAAATTTTTACGATATTGTTAGAAATTTTCGTTTGCTTTATGAAATTTATGAGAAAATTCCAAACAATCGCAAAGCTTGGCAGTTACTGGTTTTAACGCATATTTATATTAGCAAAAATCAGTTTGTAGATATCCCAGAATATCAAAAAATTGATGTGGATTTTGTTAATAGTAGAATTGTGAAGCTCTCCAAAAACCCTGCGGTTTCAACTTCATTTCCTGATTGGTTGTATAAATTTTGTGAAAAAAATCTTGGGGGTATTTGGCCGGAAACAGCGATAGAATTAAGCAAAACCGCACCGCTTGTAATTAGGGCTAATACTCTAAAAATTTCACCTGCAGATTTAATAAATGAATTATCTAAAGAAAATATTAAAGCAAAAATTATTGAAGATGATGCAATATTAATTCCAGAAAGGGTAAATCTTTTCAAAACTAATTCTTTTAAATTAGGCTATTTTGAAGTGCAGGATTATTCCTCGCAGCAAGTGGCTAAATCCATAGATTTTAAGCCAAATTTAAGGGTTGTTGATGCTTGTGCTGGGGCTGGTGGTAAAACTTTGCATCTTGCAAGTTTGATGAAAAATAAGGGTAAAATTATTGCCTTAGATGTTGATGAAAGAAAGCTAACGCAACTAAAATTAAGAGCCAGAAGGGCAGGGGCTTGCAACATAGAAATGAAACTTATTGAAGGCACAAAAACTATCAAAAGGCTTGAAAATTCAGCCGATATTTTACTTCTTGATGTGCCTTGCAGTGGGCTTGGTGTTTTGAAAAGAAACCCTGATAGTAAATGGAAATTAACTTCAGAAAGAATTGCGGAATTAGAAAAAACTCAGCAAGAAATTTTACAAAATTATCATTCGGTTCTTAAGAAAAATGGTTATTTAATTTATTCAACTTGCTCAATTTTGCCTTCTGAAAATCAATTGCAAATTGAAAAATTTTTAGAGAATAATAAAGATAAATTTGAATTTATTTCGGATAAAAAAATCCTTCCACAAGATAAAGGCTTTGATGGTTTTTACATCGCAAAGTTAAGGAAATTATAA
- the ruvX gene encoding Holliday junction resolvase RuvX — MPILDKISAGELKNSRKAVLALDLGEKKVGVAKSDATWLIASPLKVLDNKKFSVLAEEIFKLIIENEIILVVIGLPYNADGSTSKKQQSIMQFGRNLDKFYQEKIIMLPNNILPTKLNIYFQDERFSTQISHNRLQELNLTEGMKKKFIDKLAAAEILQRFLDFF; from the coding sequence ATGCCAATTTTAGATAAAATTTCAGCGGGAGAATTGAAAAATTCTCGCAAGGCAGTTCTTGCCTTAGATCTCGGCGAGAAGAAAGTCGGCGTTGCTAAATCTGATGCAACTTGGCTAATTGCAAGCCCCTTGAAGGTTTTAGATAATAAAAAATTTTCTGTTTTAGCGGAAGAAATCTTCAAATTAATTATTGAAAATGAAATTATTTTAGTGGTAATTGGCTTGCCTTATAACGCTGATGGCTCAACTTCAAAAAAGCAGCAATCAATAATGCAATTTGGCAGAAATCTTGATAAATTTTATCAAGAAAAAATAATAATGCTTCCAAATAATATTTTGCCTACTAAACTGAATATTTATTTCCAAGATGAGAGATTTTCAACTCAGATTTCTCATAATCGCTTGCAAGAACTGAATCTAACTGAGGGAATGAAGAAAAAATTTATTGATAAACTAGCTGCAGCAGAAATTTTACAAAGATTTTTAGATTTTTTTTAA
- a CDS encoding glycosyltransferase family 2 protein, producing MKLPLSVTIITKNEEERLPYTLKSVQNIADEIILVDSGSTDKTLQIAKEFNCKIFHKDWNGYGEQKIFAEEQTKNNWILNLDADEELSESLRENIIKLFQNSKIEEFPAYKMFWQMLFLGQEKPPIFAVGSNFVRLYNKEKAGFSASKVHDSVLLKTPSEKLGILQGYVYHRCFKSMKHWAEKINSYSTLQAEDWVKSGRKPPTLARMIFEPIFAFLKSYFLRRYFIYGVDGYFASIIYAYAKMLRLAKVRELFKNI from the coding sequence ATGAAACTTCCGCTTTCGGTTACAATTATTACTAAAAATGAGGAAGAACGCCTGCCCTATACCCTTAAATCAGTGCAAAATATCGCTGATGAGATAATCTTGGTTGATAGTGGTAGCACTGATAAAACCCTTCAAATCGCTAAAGAATTTAACTGCAAAATATTTCATAAAGATTGGAATGGTTACGGCGAGCAGAAAATTTTTGCGGAAGAGCAAACTAAAAATAACTGGATATTAAACCTTGATGCTGATGAGGAATTAAGCGAATCTCTAAGAGAAAACATCATTAAATTATTTCAGAATTCTAAAATTGAGGAATTTCCTGCCTATAAAATGTTCTGGCAGATGCTTTTTCTGGGGCAAGAAAAGCCACCCATTTTTGCAGTCGGCAGCAATTTTGTTCGGCTTTATAATAAGGAAAAAGCTGGCTTTAGTGCAAGCAAAGTTCACGATTCAGTTCTACTTAAAACCCCCTCAGAAAAATTAGGAATTTTGCAAGGATATGTATATCATAGATGTTTCAAATCTATGAAGCACTGGGCGGAAAAAATCAACTCCTACAGCACTTTACAAGCTGAAGATTGGGTTAAATCTGGCAGAAAACCTCCAACTCTCGCAAGAATGATTTTTGAACCAATTTTTGCTTTCCTAAAATCCTATTTCCTTAGAAGATACTTCATTTACGGCGTTGATGGCTATTTTGCCAGCATAATCTACGCCTACGCAAAAATGTTAAGACTCGCTAAAGTGCGGGAATTATTCAAAAATATTTGA
- the recA gene encoding recombinase RecA, whose protein sequence is MDKKKALETALSQIEKSFGKGSIMKLGDKEAVSVESISTGSLGLDMALGIGGIPRGRVIEIYGPESSGKTTLTLHIVAEAQKKKGICAFIDAEHALDPVYAEKLGVNINDLIISQPDTGEQALEICDTLVRSGAVDVIVVDSVAALVPKSEIEGDMGDAQMGAQARLMSQALRKLTGSISKTNCTVIFINQIRQKIGVMFGNPETTTGGNALKFYASVRIDIRKTGTIKDKENVIGSQTRAKVVKNKVAPPFKQADFEIIYGEGISRLGEIIDMGVATEIIEKAGSWFAYGGTRIGQGKENAKQFLKDNPKLAEEIEKKVRASNLSFNTSNDEDKELEKASA, encoded by the coding sequence ATGGATAAGAAAAAAGCTCTTGAAACTGCACTTAGTCAAATTGAAAAATCATTCGGCAAAGGCTCAATAATGAAGCTCGGCGACAAGGAAGCAGTAAGCGTGGAATCAATTTCTACTGGCTCTTTGGGGCTAGATATGGCGCTTGGAATTGGCGGTATCCCTCGTGGTAGAGTGATTGAAATTTATGGGCCTGAAAGCTCAGGCAAAACCACTCTCACACTTCACATCGTAGCGGAAGCTCAAAAGAAAAAGGGAATCTGTGCGTTTATTGATGCAGAACACGCACTTGACCCAGTTTACGCTGAAAAACTTGGTGTAAATATCAATGATTTAATAATTTCTCAGCCAGATACAGGCGAGCAAGCTCTTGAAATCTGCGACACACTTGTTCGTTCAGGTGCGGTTGATGTTATAGTGGTTGATTCAGTTGCGGCACTTGTTCCAAAATCTGAGATTGAAGGTGATATGGGTGATGCCCAAATGGGTGCGCAAGCAAGGCTTATGAGTCAAGCTCTTCGCAAACTTACTGGTTCAATTTCAAAAACAAACTGCACGGTGATTTTCATTAACCAAATTCGTCAAAAAATCGGCGTGATGTTTGGAAATCCTGAAACTACAACTGGCGGAAATGCTCTGAAATTCTATGCTTCTGTGCGTATTGATATCAGAAAAACTGGCACAATTAAAGATAAAGAAAATGTTATCGGAAGCCAAACTCGTGCGAAAGTGGTAAAAAATAAAGTTGCCCCTCCATTCAAACAAGCTGATTTTGAAATTATTTATGGTGAAGGAATTTCTCGCTTGGGTGAAATTATTGATATGGGTGTTGCTACTGAAATCATTGAAAAAGCTGGCTCTTGGTTCGCTTATGGTGGCACAAGAATTGGGCAAGGTAAAGAAAATGCTAAGCAATTCTTGAAAGATAATCCAAAACTTGCCGAAGAAATTGAGAAAAAAGTTCGTGCTTCAAATCTTTCTTTCAATACCAGCAATGATGAAGATAAAGAGCTTGAAAAAGCCTCAGCATAA
- the rpsT gene encoding 30S ribosomal protein S20 — MATHKSAEKAARQAEKRRLRNNATESKIKTIIKSARQAISSGDANTSKEAVKKAQSTLAKGVSKGLIKKNTASRITKRLASALKKASGK; from the coding sequence ATGGCAACTCATAAATCCGCAGAAAAGGCAGCTCGCCAAGCTGAGAAAAGAAGGTTAAGAAATAACGCTACTGAAAGCAAGATTAAAACTATTATCAAATCTGCTCGTCAGGCGATTTCCTCTGGTGATGCTAACACTTCAAAAGAAGCTGTTAAAAAAGCTCAAAGCACTCTTGCAAAAGGTGTTTCTAAGGGGCTAATTAAGAAAAATACTGCTTCAAGAATTACAAAAAGGCTTGCTTCTGCATTAAAAAAAGCTTCTGGTAAATAA
- the recN gene encoding DNA repair protein RecN — translation MLTALQINNLTLIKSISLDFSNSLNIITGETGSGKSVLLDCISFTLGTKNNRIITSDDKGFISLSFDISENEKVKNLLKEAEIEPENDIIIRRNIGNKSQIFINETPVSQNFVRNIAEFLVESYRQNDFTGLLNSKNHIEILDNYSNLNSKKSNLENIFREIKQVKKEIETLEKSAEEREKERDFLKHAIKEIENFSPENNEEEQLVEKRKFLSNKKKILEILSSANNQLEELNIAKNLLQIQKSITKLSGLVADEKINLINETLENSIVQTDRAAILISEINDEISGQENNLDEIEERLFSLRELARKYNVLCDELPNLIDIYSENLANLENSNNNLSELKNREKDLLEKYFSLAEEISEKRKSSANKLETLVNQEFPVLNMKGAKFLVDITSEKEKISAEGIDNIIFKVATNPGQTPQELGKVASGGEISRVMLALKIALSGIKSSACLIFDEIDTGIGGATADLMGDRIKKLSENQQVLCITHQPQIAGKASNHIFVFKKTSTNKTEISAKILDKKETTEEIARMISGVDITKEARAVAVKLKK, via the coding sequence ATGCTCACTGCATTACAGATAAATAACTTGACTCTGATAAAATCTATCTCGCTAGATTTCTCCAATTCTTTGAACATTATTACTGGTGAAACTGGCTCTGGCAAATCAGTTCTGCTGGATTGCATATCCTTCACACTCGGCACGAAAAACAATAGAATTATAACTTCAGATGATAAAGGTTTTATAAGTTTAAGCTTTGATATTTCTGAAAATGAAAAGGTTAAAAACCTTCTAAAAGAGGCTGAGATTGAGCCTGAAAACGATATTATAATTCGCAGAAATATCGGAAACAAATCACAAATTTTTATAAATGAAACCCCCGTTTCTCAAAATTTTGTGAGAAATATTGCAGAATTTTTGGTGGAATCTTATCGCCAGAATGATTTTACAGGCTTGCTAAATAGCAAAAATCACATTGAAATTTTAGATAATTATTCAAATTTGAATTCAAAAAAAAGTAATTTAGAAAATATTTTTAGAGAAATAAAACAAGTAAAAAAAGAAATTGAAACCCTTGAAAAATCAGCAGAAGAAAGAGAAAAAGAAAGAGATTTCTTAAAGCACGCCATTAAGGAAATTGAGAATTTTTCTCCAGAAAATAATGAAGAAGAACAACTTGTTGAAAAAAGGAAATTTCTATCAAATAAAAAGAAAATTTTGGAGATTTTAAGTAGTGCAAATAATCAGCTGGAAGAATTAAATATCGCAAAAAATTTGTTACAAATCCAAAAATCTATTACAAAATTATCTGGTTTAGTTGCTGATGAAAAAATTAATTTAATCAATGAAACCCTTGAAAACTCTATAGTTCAAACTGATAGAGCTGCAATTTTAATCTCTGAAATTAATGATGAAATTTCTGGCCAAGAAAATAATTTAGATGAAATTGAAGAAAGATTATTTTCCCTTCGTGAGCTTGCAAGAAAATATAATGTTTTATGTGATGAACTGCCAAATTTGATTGATATTTATAGCGAAAATTTAGCAAATTTAGAAAACTCAAATAATAATTTATCAGAGCTTAAAAATCGTGAAAAAGACTTATTAGAAAAATATTTTAGCCTAGCGGAAGAAATTTCTGAGAAAAGAAAATCTTCTGCTAATAAGCTTGAAACCCTAGTAAATCAGGAGTTTCCAGTGCTTAATATGAAGGGAGCAAAATTTCTTGTTGATATTACTTCTGAAAAAGAAAAAATTTCAGCAGAAGGAATTGATAATATAATTTTTAAGGTTGCAACTAACCCCGGGCAAACACCGCAAGAGCTTGGGAAGGTGGCTTCAGGTGGCGAAATTTCTCGGGTGATGCTTGCATTAAAAATTGCTTTATCTGGAATAAAATCTTCCGCTTGCCTAATTTTTGATGAAATTGATACTGGAATTGGTGGTGCAACCGCTGATTTAATGGGGGATAGAATTAAAAAACTTAGTGAAAATCAGCAGGTTTTATGCATTACGCATCAGCCCCAAATTGCTGGAAAAGCAAGTAATCATATTTTTGTTTTCAAAAAAACTTCTACAAATAAAACTGAGATTTCTGCTAAAATTCTTGATAAAAAAGAAACCACTGAGGAAATCGCAAGAATGATTTCCGGCGTTGATATTACTAAAGAAGCCCGTGCGGTTGCGGTTAAGTTGAAGAAATAA
- a CDS encoding glycosyltransferase family 4 protein, with protein sequence MNQNSKKTILQVLPALNDGGVERGVYDICSFAVKTGFEYEIQVASSGGKFVDKLRQKNIKHHKLNLKTKNPIKIILNAFRLANVCKENNVGVIHARSRAPAWSAFIASKIVGVPYITTFHGFYKFQNIFKKFYNSVMVYGDKIIAVSHFVKNHILTFYNVSEEKIITIHRGVDLDFFNPEKILADEIAHLKDKLGITNQKIILLVGRVTHWKGQDIAIKAMKKVNSDAVLVLVGDVKSSSQKYYENLKRIVVENSLENKVIFAGSSDNLPLYYKACDVALNTSREAETFGRVTAEAGAFGKPVIATDIGGSLEIIKEGKTGYLVPIENPEILANKIDEVLVIFTDKNFAEEFSKNTIERIHRKFSLKQMCEKNFDLYRGIISNSH encoded by the coding sequence TTGAATCAAAATTCTAAAAAAACTATTTTGCAAGTGCTTCCAGCCTTAAATGATGGTGGGGTTGAACGTGGTGTTTATGATATATGCAGTTTTGCGGTTAAAACTGGCTTTGAGTATGAAATTCAGGTCGCCTCCTCTGGCGGAAAATTTGTTGATAAACTCCGTCAAAAAAACATAAAACATCACAAATTAAATTTGAAAACTAAGAATCCGATTAAAATTATTCTTAACGCCTTTAGATTAGCAAATGTCTGCAAAGAAAATAATGTTGGCGTGATTCACGCAAGATCTCGTGCACCCGCTTGGAGTGCATTTATTGCCTCAAAAATCGTTGGAGTTCCCTACATAACAACTTTTCACGGCTTTTATAAATTTCAAAATATTTTCAAGAAATTTTATAATTCCGTAATGGTTTATGGCGATAAAATTATCGCAGTTTCTCACTTTGTGAAGAATCATATTCTCACATTCTATAATGTTTCTGAGGAAAAAATTATTACAATTCATCGTGGCGTTGATTTAGATTTTTTTAATCCAGAAAAAATTTTAGCTGATGAAATTGCTCATTTGAAAGATAAACTTGGCATTACAAATCAAAAAATTATTTTGCTAGTTGGCAGAGTTACTCATTGGAAAGGGCAGGATATCGCAATAAAAGCGATGAAAAAAGTTAATTCAGATGCAGTTTTGGTTTTAGTGGGTGATGTGAAATCTTCTTCACAAAAATATTATGAAAATCTCAAGCGAATTGTTGTTGAGAATTCTCTTGAAAATAAGGTGATTTTCGCCGGTTCATCAGATAATCTTCCGCTTTACTATAAAGCCTGTGATGTTGCTCTTAATACCTCTAGGGAAGCTGAGACATTTGGGCGTGTAACAGCGGAAGCTGGCGCGTTTGGTAAGCCAGTAATTGCAACAGATATTGGCGGTTCACTTGAAATTATTAAGGAAGGCAAAACCGGCTATTTAGTGCCGATTGAAAACCCAGAAATTCTTGCCAATAAAATTGATGAAGTGTTAGTAATTTTTACTGATAAAAACTTCGCAGAAGAATTTTCAAAAAACACGATTGAAAGAATCCATCGCAAATTTTCCCTAAAGCAAATGTGTGAGAAAAACTTTGATTTATATAGGGGGATAATCTCAAACAGCCATTAA
- the cobA gene encoding uroporphyrinogen-III C-methyltransferase: MKKHKVYIIGAGAGSKDYLTLKAFEILTSYPDVVIYDRLISEDVINLIPPNVEKIFAGKEPKFHHMKQGEINNEIINQVNLGKKVIRLKGGDPFIFGRGGEEILELKNANIEFEVIAGISAANLSASRFNIPLTFREISDGVIYLSGHSYDDNPPKIDYAYLAKASVTIVLYMSVGNIKIIAENFMQAGMDKNKNVAAVQSASLKEEKIIYGNISNIAQKIIESNISNPAIIIIGDVVKISENLNNI, translated from the coding sequence ATGAAAAAGCATAAAGTCTACATTATTGGTGCGGGGGCTGGAAGTAAGGATTATCTTACTCTCAAAGCCTTTGAAATTCTTACTTCTTACCCCGATGTTGTGATTTATGACAGGTTGATTTCTGAAGATGTTATCAATTTAATTCCGCCAAATGTTGAGAAAATCTTTGCAGGTAAAGAGCCAAAATTTCACCATATGAAGCAAGGTGAAATTAATAATGAAATTATTAATCAAGTTAATTTAGGGAAAAAAGTTATTCGCTTGAAAGGGGGAGATCCCTTCATTTTCGGCCGTGGAGGCGAGGAAATTCTGGAACTCAAAAATGCCAATATTGAGTTTGAAGTTATCGCTGGAATTTCCGCCGCAAATCTCTCTGCATCTCGCTTTAATATCCCCCTTACTTTTAGAGAAATTTCAGATGGTGTAATATATTTAAGTGGCCATTCTTATGATGATAATCCACCCAAAATTGATTATGCATACCTTGCAAAAGCTAGCGTTACAATAGTTTTATATATGTCAGTTGGGAATATTAAAATTATTGCAGAAAATTTTATGCAAGCTGGAATGGATAAAAATAAAAATGTCGCTGCAGTTCAATCAGCAAGCCTAAAGGAAGAAAAAATAATTTACGGAAACATCTCAAATATTGCTCAAAAAATTATAGAATCTAACATCTCAAACCCTGCAATTATCATAATAGGTGATGTTGTAAAAATATCTGAAAATCTTAATAACATCTAG
- a CDS encoding HK97 family phage prohead protease, protein MKNFSKDYTLEIKSISKLGVFTGYASVYNIIDNHDDVILPFAFSDSLMRENNIKLLWQHRADEPIGIITHIEEDEMGLFVEGKLLLEVERAREAYALLKSGVLRGLSIGFRVTDFEINESNIRLIKSADLFEISLVTFPANESAKITSVKSNEEELELLALLNKAIRVLRG, encoded by the coding sequence ATGAAAAATTTTTCTAAAGATTACACACTTGAAATTAAATCAATCAGCAAACTTGGCGTATTTACTGGTTATGCAAGTGTTTATAACATCATTGATAATCACGATGATGTAATTCTACCTTTCGCTTTTTCAGATTCTTTAATGCGTGAAAATAACATCAAGCTACTCTGGCAGCATAGAGCTGATGAGCCAATCGGCATCATCACGCATATTGAAGAAGATGAGATGGGTTTGTTCGTTGAAGGCAAACTTCTTTTAGAAGTTGAAAGGGCAAGAGAGGCTTACGCTCTTTTGAAATCCGGCGTTTTACGAGGTTTAAGCATCGGTTTTAGAGTTACAGATTTTGAAATTAATGAAAGCAATATAAGGCTTATTAAAAGTGCAGATCTCTTTGAAATCAGCCTTGTAACATTTCCTGCGAATGAATCCGCAAAAATTACTTCCGTAAAATCTAATGAAGAAGAATTAGAATTGCTTGCTTTGCTTAACAAGGCAATCCGCGTTTTGCGGGGGTAG
- the rpoN gene encoding RNA polymerase factor sigma-54, with product MASQMQSLVLKQAQQLVLTPQMQQSLKILQLSSLELDEFIETELEQNPLLEKENDEIVENEANLDENKNEEFEETQEKDSYENLSEENFKEDSGLDNEVQSQDNDDFSVEDYGDISQIEAGNYNNDSDTTSIIEKNFSEEKTLKDHLLEQINLDFFDPAKRIISAYLVEMLDGKGYLSGENLEEEISSLANKLNCEICEIENLILELQKLDPIGVFARSLEECLKIQLKELDRLDPAMEILLGNLPLLAKGEIQKLKKLCKVDDEDLKLMIAEIKALNPRPASNFAEVNAETKIPDLYLIKKSGKWSVELNYDIIPKLKVKKDFFRKSKDKIINENDKQFLNKNINSANFLLRALSQRYDSILRVSAEIAEFQTEFFDKGINFLKPLTMRQVAEKLELHETTIGRVVANKYIATPRGVLELRYFFTNSLSSNFTENDISTESVKNLIKEIIEAEKDILSDDDIAKILNEKGIDVARRTIAKYREAMNIPTSAERKRSRKLMAV from the coding sequence ATGGCTAGTCAAATGCAATCACTTGTTCTAAAGCAAGCCCAACAGCTTGTTTTAACCCCACAAATGCAACAATCTTTGAAGATTTTGCAATTATCTTCGCTTGAACTTGATGAGTTTATTGAAACCGAACTTGAGCAAAACCCTTTGCTTGAAAAAGAAAATGATGAGATAGTTGAAAATGAAGCTAACCTTGACGAAAACAAGAATGAAGAGTTTGAAGAAACTCAAGAAAAAGACTCCTATGAAAATCTAAGCGAGGAAAACTTCAAGGAAGATAGCGGGCTTGATAACGAAGTCCAAAGCCAAGATAATGATGATTTCAGCGTTGAAGATTATGGCGATATTTCCCAAATTGAAGCTGGCAATTATAATAATGACTCTGATACAACTTCAATAATTGAAAAAAACTTCTCTGAAGAAAAAACTCTAAAAGATCACCTTCTAGAGCAAATTAATTTAGATTTTTTTGATCCAGCGAAAAGAATTATCTCTGCATATCTTGTTGAAATGCTTGATGGAAAAGGCTATTTAAGCGGCGAAAATTTAGAGGAAGAAATTTCCTCGCTTGCAAATAAATTAAATTGTGAAATCTGTGAAATTGAAAATCTTATCTTAGAATTGCAAAAACTTGACCCAATCGGCGTGTTCGCAAGAAGCCTTGAGGAGTGCTTAAAAATCCAGCTTAAAGAGCTTGATAGGCTTGATCCAGCTATGGAAATTCTGCTTGGTAATTTACCACTTTTAGCAAAAGGGGAAATTCAAAAACTTAAAAAATTATGCAAAGTTGATGATGAAGATTTGAAATTAATGATTGCAGAAATTAAAGCTCTAAATCCTCGTCCAGCTAGCAATTTTGCGGAAGTCAACGCCGAAACAAAAATCCCTGATTTATATTTGATTAAAAAATCTGGTAAATGGAGCGTTGAACTTAATTATGATATTATCCCAAAACTCAAAGTTAAAAAAGATTTTTTTAGAAAATCTAAAGATAAAATCATCAATGAAAATGATAAGCAATTCCTAAATAAAAATATTAATTCCGCTAATTTTTTATTAAGAGCATTAAGCCAAAGATATGATTCAATCTTGAGGGTTAGTGCTGAAATTGCTGAATTCCAAACTGAGTTTTTTGATAAAGGAATTAATTTCCTAAAACCGCTAACAATGCGACAAGTAGCAGAAAAACTTGAGCTTCATGAAACTACAATAGGCAGAGTTGTTGCAAATAAATATATAGCAACGCCAAGGGGCGTTCTGGAGTTAAGATATTTTTTCACTAACTCACTTAGCTCAAATTTTACTGAAAATGATATTTCAACTGAGAGTGTAAAGAATTTAATCAAAGAAATTATTGAAGCAGAAAAAGATATTTTATCTGATGATGATATTGCAAAAATCTTGAATGAAAAGGGTATTGATGTTGCAAGAAGAACAATCGCAAAATATCGTGAGGCTATGAATATCCCTACCTCTGCAGAGCGTAAAAGAAGCCGAAAATTAATGGCTGTTTGA